In Pseudomonas sp. MM213, a genomic segment contains:
- the greA gene encoding transcription elongation factor GreA has protein sequence MIKYPMTVQGAKALEEEHAHLTKVVRPKLSQDIGTARELGDLKENAEYHAAREQQGMVEARIRDIEGRIQNQVIIDVTSIPHTGKVIFGTTVEIASVETDERVTYHIVGEDEADFKLGKISVGSPLARALIAKEEGDVVAVKTPGGVIEYEIVEVRHI, from the coding sequence ATGATCAAGTACCCAATGACCGTCCAGGGCGCGAAAGCCCTGGAAGAAGAACACGCTCACCTGACCAAGGTCGTCCGTCCGAAGCTCAGCCAGGACATCGGTACGGCCCGGGAATTGGGTGACTTGAAGGAAAACGCCGAATACCACGCTGCTCGCGAGCAGCAAGGTATGGTCGAGGCGCGGATTCGTGACATCGAAGGCCGGATTCAGAATCAGGTCATCATCGACGTCACGAGCATTCCTCACACCGGTAAAGTGATTTTCGGCACCACCGTTGAAATCGCCAGCGTCGAGACTGATGAGCGCGTCACTTACCACATCGTGGGTGAGGACGAGGCTGACTTCAAACTCGGCAAGATTTCGGTAGGTTCGCCATTGGCCCGTGCCTTGATTGCCAAGGAAGAGGGTGATGTGGTTGCTGTGAAAACGCCGGGTGGCGTTATCGAGTACGAGATTGTCGAAGTCCGCCACATCTGA